Proteins co-encoded in one Maylandia zebra isolate NMK-2024a linkage group LG16, Mzebra_GT3a, whole genome shotgun sequence genomic window:
- the LOC106674871 gene encoding olfactory receptor 2K2-like, with translation MDNVSVITVFTLSGLSDIANYRVTLFVLTLLCYCVIWLVNLTIIVTVIVDKSLHEPMYIFLCNLCFNGLYGTAAFYPKFLYDLLSTTHVISYAGCLLQGFVLHSSVCADFSLLALMAYDRYVAICRPLVYHSLMTKQRVCIFVFFAWLIPFYLLLMSTITTATSRLCGSHIQRIYCINWLISNLACSASVAKVIIPAFNYTFYFGHAIFIFWSYVHLIKTCQSSKENWNKFMQTCVPHLFSLTVVVLSFLFDMLYMRFGSKEIAQSFENFMAMEILLIPPIINPLMYGFKLTKIRKRVLNFICGKTPVYPLRDVGGLKLLVRVNHFGALYCESLEGILQLLYRHIHALLEAAKASEEKEEKLRRELDGAHTLEKRGVKKQIKEEEEKRARLAVWGISCQGLEHWMREPVEEEARPPPYCGNYPTLSIEDGRMENEEGTVLRLTGGQAECDYEDQHRPKPQQQNIVIGPTKTVLPAGHTQTNLEQKDGEDEEGEEEQPGAAGATARTPLELLPEEVEKLVDMVSTRFDEEQFWEKFKKQKVKAKGSGVLGPDVRKKVYFKAQTPKEGMKMTQEDGPRLDLEENERRWRTNGFAVEESLEVIRCGEEVK, from the exons ATGGATAATGTTTCAGTAATTACTGTTTTTACTCTCTCAGGTTTAAGTGATATTGCAAACTACAGGGTCACTCTCTTTGTTCTCACTTTACTGTGTTACTGTGTGATTTGGCTGGTAAATTTGACGATAATTGTGACAGTCATTGTGGATAAAAGCCTTCATGAACCCATGTACATCTTCCTCTGCAATCTGTGCTTCAATGGACTCTATGGGACTGCTGCATTTTATCCCAAGTTTCTCTACGATCTTCTGTCCACCACTCATGTCATCTCTTATGCAGGATGCCTTTTACAGGGTTTTGTATTGCACTCTTCAGTTTGTGCTGACTTCTCTCTCCTAGCTCTCATGGCCTATGACAGATACGTGGCTATATGTCGACCTCTTGTGTACCACTCTCTGATGACTAAACAAagagtttgtatttttgtattttttgcttGGCTTATTCCCTTTTACCTTCTCTTAATGAGCACGATAACAACAGCAACATCAAGGTTATGTGGCTCACACATACAAAGGATCTACTGTATAAACTGGTTAATTTCTAATCTGGCTTGCTCTGCCTCTGTAGCTAAAGTTATTATTCCTGCTTTTAATTACACCTTTTATTTTGGTCATGCCATTTTTATCTTCTGGTCTTATGTACATCTGATCAAAACATGTCAGTCATCCAAAGAAAACTGGAACAAATTCATGCAGACATGTGTACCACATTTATTCTCTTTAACGGTTgttgttctgtcttttctttttgatatgTTATACATGCGATTTGGCTCAAAGGAAATAGCACAAAGTTTTGAGAATTTCATGGCAATGGAAATTCTCCTCATCCCACCAATTATTAATCCTCTCATGTATGGatttaaattaacaaaaataagaaaaagagtTTTGAATTTTATATGTGGTAAAA CTCCGGTGTACCCTCTGCGTGATGTAGGCGGCCTCAAGCTCCTCGTTCGCGTCAATCACTTTGGAGCCCTCTACTGTGAGTCTCTTGAAGGAATCCTGCAGCTCCTCTACAGACATATCCAT GCTTTATTGGAAGCGGCCAAGGCATccgaggagaaggaggagaaactcaggagagagTTGGATGGAGCACATACTTTGGAGAAGAGGGGAgttaagaaacaaataaaagaggaggaggagaaacgagccaGGCTGGCTGTATGGGGAATCAGCTGCCAAGGACTGGAGCACTGGATGAGGGAACCTGTGGAAGAGGAAG CACGTCCTCCACCATATTGTGGTAATTATCCAACATTGAGTATTGAGGATGGCAGGATGGAGAATGAAGAGGGAACGGTGCTGCGCCTAACTGGAGGGCAGGCGGAGTGTGATTATGAGGACCAGCACCGCCCTAAGCCGCAGCAACAAAATATAGTAATAGGACCTACAAAGACAGTGCTACCTGCTGGTCATACTCAGACCAACTTGGAACAAAAAGATGGGGAGGACgaagaaggagaggaagaacAGCCTGGTGCAGCCGGAGCAACAGCTAGGACTCCTCTGGAATTATTACCTGAAGAGGTAGAGAAACTGGTGGACATGGTGAGTACACGGTTCGATGAAGAACAATTTTGGGAAAAATTTAAGAAGCAAAAGGTAAAAGCTAAAGGGAGTGGTGTTTTAGGTCCAGATGTGAGGAAGAAGGTGTATTTTAAGGCGCAAACACCTAAG GAGGGGATGAAGATGACTCAAGAGGATGGCCCGCGTTTGGATCTCGAAGAGAACGAGAGGAGATGGAGGACCAATGGCTTCGCAGTGGAGGAGAGCTTGGAGGTCATCCGATGTGGAGAAGAAGTCAAATGa